The following coding sequences are from one Hymenobacter sp. DG25A window:
- the mdh gene encoding malate dehydrogenase gives MKVTVVGAGNVGATCADVLATREIANEIVLVDIKEGFAEGKALDIWQKAPIIGYDSRTVGVTNDYARTANSDVVVITSGLPRKPGMSRDDLISTNAGIVKSVTEQVVKYSPNAIIIIVSNPLDVMTYQAHITSGLPREKVFGMAGILDTARYRAFLAEALNVSPKDIQAVLMGGHGDTMVPLPRYTTVGGIPVTELISKEELDAIVQRTAVGGGELVKLMGTSAWYAPGAAAAQMVEAIVRDQRRVFPVCIELQGEYGINGVYLGAPVILGKNGIEKVIELQLNDEEKAMLETSRGHVKEVMDALDNMSKATA, from the coding sequence ATGAAAGTTACCGTAGTTGGGGCTGGCAACGTGGGCGCAACCTGCGCCGATGTTCTTGCCACCCGCGAAATTGCCAACGAAATTGTTCTGGTTGACATTAAAGAAGGCTTCGCTGAAGGTAAAGCCCTCGACATCTGGCAGAAAGCGCCCATCATCGGGTACGATTCCCGCACGGTAGGCGTCACCAACGATTACGCCCGCACCGCCAACTCCGACGTGGTGGTTATCACCTCTGGCCTGCCCCGCAAGCCCGGCATGAGCCGCGACGACCTGATTTCGACTAACGCCGGCATTGTGAAATCGGTAACGGAGCAGGTGGTGAAATACTCGCCCAACGCTATTATCATTATCGTCAGCAACCCGCTGGACGTGATGACCTATCAGGCACACATTACCTCGGGCCTGCCCCGCGAGAAGGTGTTTGGCATGGCCGGCATTCTGGACACGGCGCGCTACCGCGCCTTCCTGGCCGAAGCCCTCAACGTGAGCCCCAAAGACATTCAGGCCGTCCTCATGGGTGGCCACGGCGACACCATGGTGCCCCTGCCCCGCTACACCACCGTGGGCGGCATTCCGGTAACTGAGCTCATCAGCAAGGAAGAGCTGGACGCCATTGTACAGCGCACGGCCGTAGGTGGCGGTGAGCTGGTGAAACTGATGGGTACCTCCGCCTGGTATGCTCCCGGTGCGGCAGCTGCTCAAATGGTAGAAGCCATTGTGCGCGACCAGCGCCGCGTATTCCCCGTGTGCATTGAGCTGCAGGGCGAGTACGGCATCAACGGTGTTTACCTCGGTGCTCCGGTTATCCTGGGCAAAAACGGCATCGAGAAAGTAATTGAGCTGCAGCTCAACGACGAAGAGAAAGCCATGCTGGAAACCTCGCGCGGCCACGTGAAAGAGGTAATGGATGCCCTGGACAACATGAGCAAAGCCACGGCTTAA
- a CDS encoding rhomboid family intramembrane serine protease gives MSIIHDIRTAFSRRDNALNQLLLINVLVFAVLVVLGAILHLSGGDALYARLVRLVEIPSDLPSLAWRPWTIITYAFAHVGFLHILFNMLNLYWFGSLVREYLGDRKLVSIYILGALVGAAFFLLSFNLVPVLRPQLGIPMLGASGAVTAIIVAAATLLPDYTFNLILLGPVRIKYIAAVVVLISLAGINSNNPGGEIAHIGGAILGYLYIKQLQRGRDLGRPVQATGDWLGSLLSGRPRLRVTHRNRAEEAATATPAKKAGPRKPEQEEIDIILDKISRSGYESLSKDEKQKLFRASQK, from the coding sequence ATGAGTATTATTCACGATATCCGAACAGCTTTTAGTCGCCGCGACAATGCGCTGAATCAGCTGTTGCTGATTAATGTGCTGGTGTTTGCGGTGCTGGTAGTGTTGGGCGCCATTCTACACCTGAGCGGTGGCGATGCCCTGTACGCCCGCCTGGTGCGGCTGGTGGAAATACCTTCCGATCTGCCTTCCCTGGCCTGGCGCCCCTGGACTATTATTACCTACGCTTTTGCCCACGTCGGCTTTCTGCACATCCTCTTCAACATGCTCAACCTGTACTGGTTTGGCTCCCTGGTGCGCGAGTACCTCGGCGACCGGAAGCTGGTGAGTATTTATATCCTGGGCGCGCTGGTGGGCGCCGCCTTTTTTCTGCTGAGCTTTAATCTGGTGCCGGTACTGCGCCCGCAGTTGGGCATTCCCATGTTGGGGGCTTCCGGGGCCGTTACGGCCATTATCGTAGCCGCCGCTACACTGCTGCCAGATTACACCTTCAATCTGATTCTGCTGGGCCCCGTCCGCATTAAATACATTGCGGCCGTAGTAGTGCTGATTTCGCTGGCCGGCATCAACAGCAACAACCCCGGCGGCGAAATTGCCCATATTGGCGGGGCTATCCTCGGCTATCTTTACATCAAGCAGCTGCAGCGCGGCCGCGACCTGGGCCGCCCCGTGCAAGCCACCGGCGACTGGCTGGGCAGCCTGCTCAGCGGCCGTCCCCGCCTGCGCGTAACCCACCGCAACCGCGCCGAGGAAGCCGCTACTGCCACACCCGCCAAAAAAGCCGGCCCGCGCAAACCCGAGCAGGAAGAAATAGACATCATTCTGGACAAGATTTCCCGCTCCGGCTACGAAAGCCTGTCCAAGGATGAAAAGCAGAAGCTGTTCCGGGCAAGCCAGAAGTAA
- a CDS encoding rhomboid family intramembrane serine protease, protein MLNLTPMVRNLLFLNLAFFLGQNFMGPVLNMLALYPVMSPLFQPFQFISYMFLHAGLGHIFSNMFGLISFGPLLEQRWGAKRFLIFWLVCGIGAGVLYSGVRYYELTAMNEARLAFQEQPSGLGFSDFFRDFAPTARGYEVVAAALQRNPTDAGLVSSANETLAAIYDSAMNGPMLGASGALFGILFAFAYLFPNTELMLLFFPFPIKAKYFVFLYGLYELYSGVHRTPGDNVAHFAHLGGMLIGFILLMIWQRSRTKMY, encoded by the coding sequence ATGCTCAACCTGACCCCCATGGTTCGGAACCTGTTGTTTCTGAACCTGGCCTTCTTTCTGGGACAAAACTTTATGGGCCCTGTGCTGAACATGCTGGCGCTCTATCCGGTGATGTCGCCGCTGTTTCAGCCGTTTCAGTTTATCAGCTATATGTTTCTGCACGCCGGGCTGGGCCATATCTTCTCCAACATGTTCGGCCTGATTTCCTTTGGCCCTTTGCTGGAGCAGCGCTGGGGTGCCAAACGGTTTCTGATCTTCTGGCTGGTGTGCGGCATTGGGGCCGGGGTATTGTATTCCGGCGTGCGCTACTACGAGCTGACGGCCATGAATGAAGCCCGTCTGGCGTTTCAGGAGCAGCCATCGGGCCTGGGCTTCAGCGACTTTTTCCGGGATTTTGCGCCCACGGCCCGGGGCTACGAGGTAGTGGCCGCCGCATTGCAGCGCAACCCCACCGACGCTGGCCTGGTATCATCAGCCAATGAAACGCTGGCGGCTATTTATGACAGCGCCATGAATGGCCCCATGCTGGGCGCTTCCGGCGCATTATTCGGGATACTTTTTGCGTTTGCTTATCTGTTCCCCAACACGGAACTGATGCTGCTTTTCTTCCCTTTCCCCATCAAAGCCAAGTATTTTGTCTTTTTGTATGGCCTGTATGAGCTATATAGCGGCGTGCACCGTACCCCCGGCGACAACGTAGCCCACTTTGCCCACCTGGGCGGTATGCTCATTGGCTTTATTCTGCTGATGATCTGGCAGCGCAGTCGCACCAAAATGTATTGA
- the mutL gene encoding DNA mismatch repair endonuclease MutL: MADIIQLLPEYLANQIAAGEVVQRPASVVKELLENAVDANATQVQLIVKEAGKQLVQVVDNGTGMSATDARMSLERHATSKIRTTDDLFRIRTLGFRGEALASIAAVAQVELRTKQRTQDTGTLLLIEGSQITSQQPVACPDGTSISVKNLFFNVPARRNFLKSNAVEMRHILDEFQHVALANPQIGFSLYQNDLEVFNLPAGKLSQRIVALLGNGYKEQLAQVEEVTPFLAVKGYIGKPESAKKSRGDQFFFVNNRFIRSAYLNHAVLTAYEGLLPKDTHPFYVLFLELDPKTIDINVHPTKTEIKFEDEKTVYAIVRAAVKQSLGLHNMAPSLDFDGNVNFAPIQPLRLSPDAKNPFDSNNDYQPDALANAASRAAAPASPGSGRTSSQEATDAYARQLPPRPTEQAKRELEQFYKSLGQISVPDVEHEATAIGVPVPSAAAFVESQPELLPEPAPALPEPSVNPGNKVIQLHQQYLLVPVKSGVMLIDQVAARERILFEQYAQQLERENGASQTLLFPRTITFSPQDFAVLSELTEELQALGFRYSEFGRYTIAVEGIPADVPASDEKELLEGIIEQFRTHSGTVRLDQREQMARAMARRVAARASNARLSEVEMNALVDRLFACQVPNYTPDGRHTLVLLELGQLQELFRKS; this comes from the coding sequence ATGGCCGATATCATCCAGCTGCTACCCGAATATCTGGCTAACCAAATTGCCGCTGGCGAGGTAGTGCAGCGCCCGGCTTCGGTGGTAAAAGAACTGCTGGAAAATGCTGTGGATGCCAACGCCACGCAAGTGCAGCTTATTGTAAAAGAAGCCGGCAAGCAGCTGGTGCAGGTAGTGGACAACGGCACCGGCATGTCGGCCACGGATGCGCGCATGAGCCTGGAGCGGCACGCCACCAGCAAGATCCGCACCACCGACGACCTGTTCCGCATCCGTACCCTCGGCTTCCGGGGCGAGGCCCTGGCTTCTATTGCCGCCGTGGCCCAGGTAGAGCTGCGCACCAAGCAGCGCACCCAGGACACCGGCACCCTGCTTCTGATTGAAGGCTCCCAGATTACCAGCCAGCAGCCCGTGGCCTGCCCCGATGGCACCAGCATCAGCGTAAAGAACCTGTTCTTTAACGTGCCGGCCCGGCGCAACTTCCTGAAAAGTAATGCGGTGGAAATGCGCCATATTCTGGACGAGTTTCAGCACGTGGCCCTGGCTAACCCGCAAATCGGCTTCTCCCTGTACCAGAACGACCTGGAGGTGTTTAACCTGCCGGCCGGCAAGCTCAGCCAGCGCATTGTGGCCTTGCTGGGCAATGGCTACAAGGAGCAACTGGCGCAGGTGGAGGAGGTAACCCCGTTTCTGGCCGTGAAGGGCTACATCGGCAAGCCTGAATCAGCCAAGAAAAGCCGGGGCGACCAGTTTTTCTTCGTCAATAACCGCTTTATCCGTTCGGCCTACCTCAACCACGCCGTGCTCACGGCCTACGAGGGTCTGCTGCCTAAAGACACGCACCCGTTTTACGTGCTGTTCTTGGAGCTGGACCCCAAGACCATTGACATCAACGTGCACCCCACCAAAACGGAAATCAAGTTTGAAGACGAGAAAACCGTGTACGCCATTGTGCGGGCCGCTGTGAAGCAAAGCCTGGGGCTGCACAACATGGCTCCGTCCCTGGATTTTGATGGCAACGTGAACTTCGCGCCCATTCAGCCCCTGCGCCTGTCGCCGGACGCCAAAAATCCCTTCGATTCCAACAACGACTATCAGCCCGACGCCCTGGCCAACGCCGCTTCCCGCGCCGCGGCGCCTGCATCCCCGGGGAGCGGCCGCACCAGCAGTCAGGAAGCCACCGATGCTTATGCCCGCCAGCTGCCGCCTCGCCCCACGGAGCAGGCCAAGCGTGAGCTGGAGCAGTTTTATAAGTCCCTGGGTCAGATCAGCGTGCCCGATGTAGAGCACGAGGCCACGGCCATTGGGGTGCCGGTGCCCTCGGCCGCGGCCTTTGTGGAAAGCCAGCCCGAGTTATTGCCCGAGCCTGCCCCGGCGCTGCCGGAACCCTCCGTGAACCCTGGGAACAAAGTTATTCAGCTGCACCAGCAATACTTACTGGTGCCCGTAAAGTCGGGGGTGATGCTGATTGACCAGGTAGCGGCCCGGGAACGGATTTTGTTTGAGCAGTATGCCCAGCAGCTGGAGCGCGAAAACGGCGCTTCGCAAACGCTGCTGTTCCCGCGCACCATCACCTTCTCGCCCCAGGATTTTGCCGTGCTCAGCGAGCTGACGGAGGAGCTGCAGGCCCTGGGTTTCCGCTATTCCGAGTTTGGCCGCTACACCATTGCGGTAGAAGGCATTCCCGCTGATGTACCGGCCAGCGACGAAAAAGAGCTGCTGGAAGGAATAATTGAGCAGTTTCGCACCCACTCCGGCACGGTGCGGCTGGACCAGCGCGAGCAGATGGCCCGCGCCATGGCCCGGCGCGTGGCCGCCCGGGCCAGCAATGCCCGCCTCTCGGAAGTGGAAATGAATGCCCTGGTAGACCGGCTCTTTGCCTGCCAGGTGCCAAACTACACGCCCGATGGCCGCCACACGCTGGTCTTGCTGGAACTTGGCCAACTCCAGGAGCTTTTCCGTAAATCCTGA
- a CDS encoding glycoside hydrolase family 3 N-terminal domain-containing protein translates to MLKEFRIRLLLVFIAFTGLIISSSAPLDKGARPSSAAEQSWVDSVFTSLTPDQRLGQLFMVAAYSNKDRKHTQYIDFLVKEYHVGGIMFMQGGPRRQAVLTNRYQAESKVPLLIAMDAEWGLDMRLDSSMHFAKEMTLGAMDDDQYVYQMGREIALKLKTLGVHVSFSPVVDVNSNPNNPVIGNRSFGENKEEVSKRSVAYIRGLQDYGVIAVAKHFPGHGDTDTDSHLALPVINTDMARLTSVDLYPFQKSFEAGVMGVLVAHLYMPLFDTVRTQSTTLSHNLVTGLLKEKMGYKGLVFTDALNMKSVSDLYKPGELDALALMAGNDVLLFSEDVPVAIRRIKEMVAANKISQEDIDYRVRKILRAKFWAGLNRYKPVDMARLMDNLNRPLSRAVQQQIYEHAVTVVKNADDILPFHRLDTLRMASITIGAPTGNIFAQTMANYMPCATYSVPNRYASDSTFDRLADRLTPYNTVVVSLHNMNNTPAHSYGLGDGTLRFIQRLQANPRLKVVVVAMGNAYALKYLEEARTLVCGYEDNPASQYVVPQVLFGALPAKGQLPVTVSDKLQAGLGLPTPDFRRLRYGVPESVGLDSKVLAQIDNIALETVAYAAAPGCQVLVAKDGVVVFDKSYGYTTYDKSNPVTNSTLYDLASVTKVAGTLQAIMYLKDQGKLNLDAKLSDYLPELRASNKKDMVVRDVLLHQAGLKPGIPFWERTVTRSGGLKSTFYASTKTEDFPREVVPGTYSLKSAEDSMWVWTVRSGLLPKVKGKYPSEYSDLSFIVLKRLSEKLLGQPLEKFLQENFYSSLGLNTMTYHPLERFPKSCIAPTENDTYYRRTQLQGTVHDQAAAMIGGVSGHAGLFSNANDLAILMQMNLQNGRYGGQRYFQNPVVAEFARSTEAGSRRGLGWDHGDPNKPHGPTSNLSPVSTFGHTGFTGTCVWMDPENKIMYIFLSNRVYPDAGNNKLVQFNIRSRIHEVIYKSLIKT, encoded by the coding sequence ATGCTCAAGGAATTTCGGATTAGACTTTTACTGGTTTTTATCGCCTTTACGGGTCTGATCATCTCATCTTCTGCACCTCTTGACAAGGGCGCCCGGCCCAGCAGCGCCGCTGAACAGTCGTGGGTAGATAGTGTCTTCACCTCGCTCACCCCTGATCAACGCTTGGGGCAGCTGTTTATGGTGGCGGCCTATTCCAACAAGGACCGTAAGCACACGCAGTACATTGATTTTCTGGTAAAAGAATACCACGTAGGGGGCATAATGTTTATGCAGGGTGGCCCGCGCCGGCAGGCCGTTCTGACCAACCGCTACCAGGCTGAATCCAAAGTGCCCCTGCTCATTGCCATGGATGCGGAGTGGGGCCTGGACATGCGCCTGGACAGCTCCATGCACTTCGCCAAGGAAATGACCCTGGGCGCCATGGACGACGACCAGTACGTGTACCAGATGGGCCGCGAAATTGCCCTCAAGCTAAAAACGCTGGGCGTTCATGTGAGCTTCTCGCCGGTAGTAGACGTTAATTCCAACCCCAACAATCCGGTTATCGGCAACCGCTCCTTCGGCGAAAACAAGGAGGAGGTATCCAAGCGTAGCGTGGCCTACATCCGGGGCCTGCAGGACTATGGCGTTATTGCCGTAGCCAAGCACTTCCCCGGCCACGGCGACACGGATACCGATTCTCACCTGGCCTTGCCCGTCATCAACACGGATATGGCCCGCCTGACTAGCGTGGACCTCTACCCTTTTCAGAAGTCGTTTGAAGCCGGGGTAATGGGTGTACTGGTGGCGCACCTGTACATGCCCCTGTTTGATACGGTTCGTACTCAGTCTACCACTCTTTCGCACAACCTGGTAACGGGGCTGCTGAAGGAGAAGATGGGCTATAAGGGTCTGGTATTCACTGATGCGCTTAACATGAAGAGCGTATCAGACCTCTATAAGCCCGGGGAGCTGGATGCGCTGGCGCTGATGGCCGGCAACGACGTACTCCTGTTTTCGGAAGATGTGCCGGTGGCCATCCGCAGGATTAAGGAGATGGTGGCCGCCAACAAGATTTCGCAGGAAGACATTGACTACCGCGTGCGGAAGATTCTGCGCGCCAAATTCTGGGCCGGCCTCAACCGCTACAAGCCCGTGGACATGGCCCGCCTGATGGATAACCTGAACCGGCCGCTGAGCCGGGCCGTGCAGCAGCAGATTTACGAGCACGCTGTTACGGTAGTTAAAAACGCCGATGATATCCTGCCCTTTCACCGGCTGGACACTCTCCGCATGGCTTCCATTACCATTGGGGCGCCCACCGGCAACATCTTCGCGCAGACCATGGCTAATTACATGCCCTGCGCCACCTATTCCGTGCCTAACCGCTACGCCTCGGACTCTACCTTCGACCGGCTGGCGGATCGGCTCACGCCCTACAACACGGTAGTGGTGAGCCTGCACAACATGAACAACACCCCCGCGCACAGCTACGGCCTCGGCGACGGTACGCTGCGGTTTATTCAGCGCCTGCAGGCCAACCCGCGGCTGAAAGTGGTGGTGGTGGCCATGGGCAACGCCTATGCGCTGAAATATCTGGAAGAGGCCCGCACCCTGGTATGCGGCTACGAGGATAACCCGGCTTCTCAGTACGTAGTACCGCAGGTGCTGTTTGGCGCCCTGCCGGCCAAGGGCCAGCTGCCCGTCACCGTTTCCGACAAGCTACAAGCCGGGCTGGGCCTGCCCACCCCCGATTTCCGCCGGCTACGCTACGGGGTTCCGGAAAGCGTCGGCCTCGATTCGAAAGTACTGGCCCAGATAGACAACATTGCCCTGGAAACCGTGGCCTATGCTGCCGCCCCCGGCTGCCAGGTGCTGGTGGCCAAGGATGGCGTGGTGGTGTTCGATAAAAGCTACGGCTACACCACCTACGATAAGTCGAACCCCGTCACCAACAGCACGCTCTATGATCTGGCCTCGGTGACCAAAGTAGCCGGCACGCTGCAGGCCATTATGTACCTGAAAGACCAGGGCAAGCTGAACCTGGACGCCAAGCTCTCTGATTATCTGCCCGAGCTGCGCGCTTCCAACAAAAAGGATATGGTGGTGCGGGATGTGCTGCTGCACCAGGCCGGCCTGAAGCCGGGCATTCCTTTCTGGGAGCGGACCGTTACCCGGAGCGGCGGCCTGAAATCAACCTTCTACGCCAGCACCAAAACCGAGGACTTCCCCCGCGAAGTGGTGCCGGGTACCTACAGCCTGAAATCGGCGGAAGACTCTATGTGGGTCTGGACGGTGCGCTCCGGCCTGCTACCCAAGGTGAAAGGCAAATACCCCTCCGAGTACAGCGACCTGAGCTTTATTGTGCTGAAGCGCCTGAGCGAAAAGCTGCTGGGCCAGCCCCTGGAAAAATTCCTGCAGGAAAACTTCTACAGCTCCCTGGGGCTTAACACCATGACGTATCACCCGCTGGAGCGCTTCCCCAAATCCTGCATTGCGCCCACCGAAAACGATACCTACTACCGCCGCACGCAGCTACAAGGCACCGTTCACGACCAGGCCGCCGCTATGATTGGGGGCGTGAGCGGGCACGCGGGGCTGTTCTCCAACGCCAACGACCTGGCCATTCTCATGCAGATGAATCTGCAGAACGGCCGCTATGGCGGGCAGCGCTATTTCCAGAACCCCGTGGTTGCGGAGTTTGCCCGATCTACCGAGGCTGGCAGCCGGCGCGGCCTGGGCTGGGACCACGGCGACCCTAACAAGCCGCACGGGCCTACTTCCAACCTATCCCCGGTTAGCACGTTTGGCCATACGGGCTTCACGGGCACCTGCGTCTGGATGGACCCCGAAAACAAAATCATGTATATCTTTCTTTCCAATCGGGTGTATCCGGATGCCGGCAACAACAAGCTGGTGCAATTCAATATCCGTTCACGCATCCATGAAGTCATTTACAAGTCATTAATCAAGACATGA
- the bshA gene encoding N-acetyl-alpha-D-glucosaminyl L-malate synthase BshA codes for MNIGIVCYPTFGGSGVVATELGKALALKGHHVHFITYSQPVRLDFFNENLFYHEVYIPPYPLFQFPPYELALASKMVDIVQNEKLDVLHVHYAIPHASAAYMAKQILLTRGIRIPVVTTLHGTDITLVGKDASYEPVVTFSINQSDGVTAVSADLRKETYEYFAIEKDIEVIPNFINLDRFQKQKKEHFRAAIAPEGEKLLIHTSNFRSVKRVEDVVQIFAGVRKQIPAKLLLVGDGPDRPRIEKLCRETGYCNDIRFLGKLEAVEEVLSISDLFLMPSEKESFGLAALEAMACEVPVISTNAGGIPELNVHGVTGMLSEIGDVADMVKNALYVLQDENLPRFKDAARARAEEFAVDKILPRYEDCYQRAIATQMATM; via the coding sequence ATGAACATCGGAATTGTTTGCTATCCTACTTTCGGCGGCTCAGGCGTTGTGGCCACTGAACTTGGCAAGGCGCTGGCGCTGAAGGGGCACCACGTGCACTTTATCACTTACAGCCAGCCCGTCCGCCTCGATTTCTTCAACGAAAACCTGTTCTACCACGAGGTCTATATCCCTCCCTACCCGCTGTTCCAGTTTCCGCCGTACGAGCTGGCGCTGGCCTCCAAAATGGTAGACATTGTGCAGAACGAGAAGCTGGATGTGCTGCACGTGCACTATGCCATTCCGCACGCCTCGGCGGCCTACATGGCCAAGCAGATTTTGCTCACGCGCGGCATCCGGATTCCGGTGGTTACTACCCTGCACGGCACCGATATTACGCTGGTGGGTAAAGATGCCAGCTACGAGCCGGTGGTTACTTTCAGCATCAACCAGTCAGACGGCGTAACGGCCGTTTCGGCGGACTTGCGCAAGGAAACCTACGAGTACTTTGCCATTGAGAAGGATATTGAAGTGATTCCCAACTTCATTAACCTGGACCGTTTTCAAAAGCAGAAAAAGGAGCATTTCCGGGCTGCCATTGCCCCCGAAGGCGAAAAGCTGCTGATTCATACCTCCAACTTCCGGAGTGTGAAGCGCGTGGAAGACGTGGTGCAGATTTTTGCCGGCGTGCGCAAGCAAATACCCGCCAAGCTCCTGCTGGTAGGTGACGGGCCTGACCGCCCGCGCATTGAGAAGCTCTGCCGCGAAACAGGCTATTGCAACGATATCCGCTTCCTGGGCAAGCTGGAGGCCGTGGAAGAAGTCCTCAGCATTTCAGACTTGTTTCTGATGCCTTCGGAGAAGGAAAGCTTTGGCCTGGCCGCGCTGGAGGCGATGGCCTGTGAGGTACCCGTTATCAGCACCAACGCCGGCGGCATTCCCGAGCTGAACGTGCACGGCGTAACGGGCATGCTCAGCGAAATTGGCGACGTGGCCGATATGGTTAAGAATGCGCTGTACGTACTGCAGGATGAGAACCTCCCCCGCTTTAAAGACGCTGCCCGGGCCCGGGCCGAGGAGTTTGCGGTAGATAAGATCCTCCCCCGCTACGAAGACTGCTACCAGCGCGCCATTGCCACCCAAATGGCCACGATGTAG
- a CDS encoding HesB/IscA family protein, translating into MATATKLAPISLTPRALEEVRNILREKNVPAEYGLRVGVQGGGCSGLSYLLGFDKPKEQDETFDLDGVRLVMDKKHAMYVMGMEVDFQDGLNARGFIFNNPQAKSTCGCGTSFSA; encoded by the coding sequence ATGGCAACTGCCACGAAACTTGCTCCCATCAGCCTTACTCCCCGCGCGTTGGAGGAGGTTAGAAATATTTTGCGTGAGAAGAATGTTCCGGCCGAATATGGCCTGCGCGTAGGGGTGCAGGGCGGCGGCTGTTCCGGCCTAAGCTACCTGCTGGGCTTCGATAAACCCAAAGAACAGGACGAAACCTTCGATTTAGACGGGGTACGCCTGGTAATGGATAAGAAGCACGCCATGTATGTGATGGGCATGGAAGTAGACTTCCAGGACGGCCTGAACGCCCGCGGCTTCATTTTCAATAACCCTCAGGCCAAGAGCACCTGCGGCTGTGGCACTTCGTTCTCAGCATAA